A portion of the Gossypium arboreum isolate Shixiya-1 chromosome 8, ASM2569848v2, whole genome shotgun sequence genome contains these proteins:
- the LOC128296628 gene encoding uncharacterized protein LOC128296628: protein MKFDAHSHALSLPMSRNYAIKIIMLAEIGTMSSSRGKKVAVLASKKRKRASSSSGPTADVRHPFLRGLRVSQGLTMEESTEIWAEGCLPIRVTSGVGQDSMLRRYHSDPTHVISTEEIEVKLDLTFEEEPVKILDRDVKVLRKKSILLVKVLWHNHNLEDAT from the exons ATGAAATTCGATGCCCATTCTCATGCCCTTTCATTGCCAATGTCACGAAATTATGCTATCAAAATTATTATGTTGGCTGAGATTG gtaccatgtcatccTCACGTGGTAAAAAAGTCGCTGTCcttgcttcaaagaaaaggaagagagcatcatcttcctcgggtcctactgCGGAtgttcgtcaccctttcctgag GGGACTTCgtgtttctcaaggtctcaccatggaagaaagtactgaGATTTGGgcagaagg TTGCCTACCAATTAGAGTTACCTCCGGAGTTGGGCAAGATTCTATGCTGAGGCGCTACCACTCTGATCCCACGCATGTTATTTCGACTGAGGAGATAGAGGTTAAACtagatttgacttttgaggaggagccagttaAGATATTAGACCGTGATGTAAAAGTGTTAAGAAAGAAGTCTATCCTACTGGTTAAGGTACTTTGGCATAATCACAACTTAGAGGATGCCACGTAG